In Cytobacillus oceanisediminis, the following proteins share a genomic window:
- a CDS encoding NarK family nitrate/nitrite MFS transporter, producing the protein MKLADIFKFKDERMKILHLTWIAFFISFFTWYNMAPLATTMLSEMNWLTAEHMAALGILNVALTIPARIIIGSLLDRFGPRIIYSSLLIVMSVPALIFAFADNWLQLMISRLVLGSIGASFVIGIRMVSEWFPPKDVGFAEGLYGGWGNFGSAAAAMVLPFIGLTLFGGENGWRYALALTGLICFAYGIFYYWAVKDTPEGKSLVKPKKSGAMEVSTWGDMFRLILWSIPLGGALAISAWRIENLGFIAESTLYIVLSLIGIAFIIQLYKILEVNIPILKAGVPDEDQYNFKNVAALNSTYFANFGAELAIVSMLPMFFQLTFSLTPSTAGLIAASFAFINLIARPLGGILSDRMGNRKRVMLVYMLGISAGLLGMGFIDSSWPLLAAVLMTILTSMFIQGAEGATFAVIPMIKKRITGQIAGMAGAYGNVGATIYLTLYTFVSPQTFFFILAGGALVSFAICLFWLEEPKNSFSSEYYLSELDHQHNKPAHAKESIREQKAL; encoded by the coding sequence TTGAAGTTAGCGGACATTTTTAAATTTAAAGATGAGCGAATGAAGATTTTGCATTTAACATGGATAGCCTTTTTTATTTCATTTTTTACCTGGTACAACATGGCACCTTTAGCCACGACGATGCTGAGTGAAATGAATTGGCTTACTGCCGAGCATATGGCTGCTCTTGGAATTTTGAATGTAGCCTTAACCATTCCAGCCAGAATTATTATTGGCAGCCTTTTGGATCGGTTCGGACCCCGGATAATCTATTCTTCTTTATTAATTGTCATGTCCGTTCCTGCATTGATTTTTGCGTTCGCAGATAACTGGCTGCAGCTCATGATTTCCCGCTTAGTGCTCGGCAGCATAGGAGCGAGCTTCGTTATTGGCATACGCATGGTTTCAGAGTGGTTCCCGCCAAAAGATGTAGGGTTTGCAGAAGGATTATATGGAGGCTGGGGAAATTTCGGCTCAGCTGCAGCAGCGATGGTACTTCCCTTTATCGGTCTTACGCTTTTCGGCGGAGAAAATGGCTGGAGATATGCCTTAGCCCTTACAGGACTCATTTGTTTTGCTTATGGAATCTTCTATTATTGGGCAGTTAAGGATACTCCTGAGGGAAAGTCCCTTGTTAAACCGAAAAAATCGGGGGCAATGGAAGTCAGCACTTGGGGGGATATGTTCAGACTGATTTTGTGGTCGATTCCGCTTGGCGGTGCTTTGGCAATCAGTGCATGGAGGATCGAAAATCTGGGATTTATTGCGGAAAGCACTTTATATATTGTCTTGAGCCTGATTGGAATAGCTTTCATCATACAGCTTTATAAGATATTGGAAGTGAACATCCCGATTCTAAAAGCAGGAGTACCAGATGAAGATCAATATAATTTTAAAAATGTGGCAGCATTGAACAGTACATACTTTGCAAATTTTGGAGCAGAGCTTGCCATTGTATCCATGCTGCCCATGTTTTTTCAGCTGACTTTTTCCCTGACTCCCTCGACAGCAGGATTAATCGCAGCTTCATTTGCTTTTATTAACCTCATAGCCCGGCCTCTTGGCGGGATCCTTTCAGATAGGATGGGAAATCGCAAGCGGGTGATGCTTGTATATATGCTAGGAATCTCTGCTGGCCTCCTCGGAATGGGCTTTATCGATTCCAGCTGGCCCCTCCTTGCCGCTGTTCTCATGACCATTCTGACATCCATGTTCATACAGGGGGCAGAGGGAGCAACCTTTGCGGTCATACCGATGATAAAGAAACGTATAACAGGCCAGATAGCCGGAATGGCAGGCGCTTATGGCAATGTCGGCGCAACGATATATTTAACCCTATATACCTTTGTTTCACCGCAAACATTCTTTTTTATTCTTGCAGGTGGAGCACTGGTAAGCTTTGCCATATGTTTGTTCTGGCTTGAGGAGCCGAAGAACTCGTTCAGCTCAGAATACTATCTTTCCGAACTGGACCATCAGCATAACAAGCCTGCACATGCCAAAGAGAGCATCCGCGAACAAAAGGCATTATAA
- the nirB gene encoding nitrite reductase large subunit NirB, translating into MMAKEKLVVIGNGMAGVRCVEEIIQHDPERFSISIFGSEKYLNYNRILLSSVLQGNSSIEQLTIHHSDWYARNHINVFTNETVLDIDTARKTIYTIKNRIVPFDKLIIATGSTPIVPSLAGGSKDGILTFRTIEDCRRIMNATEKGRKAAVIGGGFLGLEAAQGLIQMGMDVHVVHNAERIMNKQLDDKAAKLLQNSLEAQGMNFLLNRETERFEGRERVEKLIFTDGLELVADLVIIAAGVTPNSKLAKSSGLKTNRGILVNDFMQTSNSAIYAVGECAEHRGRIYGLVKPLYEQGKILAAHICGKDVPPYQGSILSSKLKISGTNVFSAGNLFEKGFTQAMTLYDEDEKTYKKIVFKHNKIAGFLLVGDLNGHVRLMDMMEKKQKFSDEEKLLLLNSSKEEYPISSMAKTGIICSCNSVTKKAIIEAVSANGLETTEEVKKCTKASGTCGGCKPLVEELLSYIKSDDFHEDIEPGTFCSCTNLSEEEVIEEIQLRGLISINEVFAVLGWRNQNGCRFCVSALHYILRMAVPGYEGDGQSVFYEDTHNAVKEEDGTFTIIPQINGSEVSGGLLKKIGEAAEQYSIPEIALSHDGRILLKGIMQENLPAIWETLNTKLIPIPIDNAVRVLLVAGFNGCSCTKDSSRNMAVRLQGKTEYLLSPNRLEIGIAACVHGKNSMAGHDIEVKVHVQEWEIHIGGTEGSQLRGELLAIASTEEETEELLCSLVQYFRESARYQETLKEWTDRMGIIHLREVVFDFELRSILLRRLEIDSSGSRRRLPVT; encoded by the coding sequence ATGATGGCTAAAGAAAAGCTAGTTGTCATTGGAAACGGGATGGCAGGCGTACGATGTGTGGAGGAAATCATTCAGCATGATCCGGAAAGATTTTCGATTTCTATATTCGGAAGTGAAAAGTATCTCAATTATAATCGCATCTTATTGTCTTCTGTCCTGCAGGGGAATTCTTCAATTGAACAACTGACCATACATCACTCAGACTGGTACGCCAGAAACCATATCAATGTCTTCACAAATGAAACCGTATTGGATATTGACACCGCCAGAAAAACAATTTACACAATCAAAAATAGAATAGTTCCCTTTGACAAGCTGATTATTGCGACCGGATCAACGCCTATTGTCCCTTCGCTGGCAGGCGGCAGCAAAGATGGGATCCTGACGTTCCGTACGATAGAAGATTGCAGGCGGATTATGAATGCAACAGAAAAGGGCAGAAAAGCAGCAGTTATTGGGGGAGGTTTTCTTGGGCTTGAAGCTGCTCAGGGCCTGATCCAAATGGGTATGGACGTTCATGTCGTTCATAACGCTGAAAGAATTATGAATAAACAGCTGGATGATAAAGCGGCAAAACTCCTGCAAAACTCACTCGAAGCTCAAGGGATGAACTTTCTGCTGAACAGGGAAACGGAACGCTTTGAAGGAAGAGAACGAGTCGAAAAGCTTATTTTTACCGATGGATTGGAACTTGTGGCAGATCTGGTCATTATTGCTGCAGGTGTGACTCCAAATAGTAAGCTGGCCAAATCCTCTGGATTAAAAACGAACCGGGGAATTCTGGTCAATGATTTTATGCAGACAAGTAATTCAGCTATTTATGCAGTAGGGGAATGCGCTGAACATAGAGGGAGGATCTATGGGCTGGTAAAACCGCTGTATGAGCAGGGCAAAATACTCGCTGCACATATTTGTGGAAAGGATGTACCGCCATATCAGGGTTCAATTCTATCTTCAAAGCTGAAAATATCCGGAACAAATGTATTTTCTGCAGGCAATCTTTTTGAAAAAGGCTTTACTCAAGCCATGACACTTTACGATGAAGATGAAAAAACATATAAAAAAATAGTGTTTAAACATAACAAAATTGCCGGATTTTTATTAGTAGGAGACCTAAATGGCCATGTGAGGTTAATGGACATGATGGAAAAAAAGCAGAAGTTTTCAGATGAGGAAAAGCTGCTTTTGCTGAATTCCTCAAAAGAAGAATACCCTATCAGCTCAATGGCTAAGACCGGTATCATATGCAGCTGCAATAGTGTGACAAAAAAAGCAATTATTGAAGCTGTTTCAGCAAATGGGCTAGAAACTACTGAAGAAGTGAAAAAATGCACAAAGGCTTCGGGTACATGCGGTGGCTGCAAACCTTTGGTAGAAGAGCTGCTTTCCTATATAAAGAGTGATGATTTCCATGAGGATATTGAACCCGGCACATTCTGTTCCTGTACAAATCTAAGCGAAGAAGAGGTAATAGAAGAAATCCAGCTTCGAGGGCTGATAAGCATAAACGAGGTCTTTGCTGTTTTGGGATGGCGGAATCAAAATGGCTGCCGCTTTTGTGTGTCTGCTCTTCATTATATTCTTCGAATGGCTGTTCCTGGTTATGAAGGAGATGGGCAATCGGTCTTCTATGAAGATACACACAATGCTGTTAAGGAAGAAGACGGCACTTTTACCATAATTCCCCAAATAAACGGAAGTGAAGTGTCTGGCGGCCTATTAAAGAAGATAGGTGAGGCAGCCGAGCAATACAGCATACCTGAAATTGCTTTGAGCCATGATGGACGGATCCTATTAAAAGGGATCATGCAAGAAAATCTGCCGGCCATTTGGGAGACCCTGAATACGAAATTAATCCCTATTCCCATTGATAATGCCGTTCGTGTTTTGCTGGTGGCTGGTTTCAATGGCTGCAGCTGCACAAAAGACAGTTCAAGGAATATGGCTGTACGGCTTCAGGGAAAAACGGAATATTTGCTGTCGCCAAACAGGCTCGAGATTGGAATTGCGGCTTGCGTACATGGAAAAAATAGCATGGCCGGTCATGATATCGAGGTAAAGGTGCACGTGCAGGAATGGGAAATCCACATCGGCGGGACTGAAGGAAGCCAATTAAGGGGTGAGCTTTTGGCTATTGCTTCAACTGAAGAGGAAACGGAAGAACTGTTATGCTCATTGGTTCAGTATTTCAGAGAATCGGCCAGATACCAGGAAACCTTGAAGGAATGGACAGATCGAATGGGGATTATTCACCTGCGAGAAGTGGTGTTCGACTTTGAGCTGAGAAGCATCTTGCTTCGCCGTCTTGAAATAGATTCATCTGGCAGCCGGAGAAGATTGCCCGTTACCTAG
- the nasC gene encoding assimilatory nitrate reductase catalytic subunit NasC — protein sequence MTELLLKYFRTKQREVQSERVYDTQCPFCSMQCKKQVIEQSVVTRKKYRVLGKENPASHGRLCIKGMNAHQHAMHPDRLQYPLLKVNGKFEQIPWDKAMRIMKEKFQSIQAMHGFNALSAYGGGSLTNETAYLLGKFARVALKTKYIDYNGRFCMSSAAAAANHAFGIDRGMTNGLNDIPLAKCIILAGSNIAECQPTLLPYFEKAKENGSFIIVIDPRETATAKMADLHLKPRPGTDAALANGILQVLLAEKEIDLSFIKERTNGFAELKAFVETIKLEDIEELTGVPSSQIRKAAILFGKAATGMVFTARGVEQHTNGYQTVRNFINILLVTGKIGKAGSGYGAITGQGNGQGGREHGLKADQLPGYRSIENPEHRRYLARVWNIDESDLPGKGVSAYEMMEKISQGEIRGMLLMGSNPVVSNPNAEFVKNTLEKLDFLVAADLFISETAELADLILPVSSYLENEGTMTNLEGRVMHRPCAMPSPGSVKHDWQILCEISRLLGKEEYFSFSGPEEIFNELREASRGGIADYYGIDYKRLKNGDGVLWPCPDAAHPGTERLFDDSFAHEDKRAVMIPVPSRAEAEKETPNRKYPLYLTTGRVVSHYLTGVQTRKSASLAARNVESFAEIHPETANRYSIGNKSLIKIESKRGSIVVRSHLTEAIRKDTVFVPFHWAETQNVNLLVSDQLDPVCRMPGFKITAVNISRLE from the coding sequence ATGACAGAACTGTTATTAAAATATTTCCGAACAAAGCAGCGGGAGGTTCAATCAGAGAGAGTTTATGATACGCAATGTCCTTTCTGCAGTATGCAATGCAAAAAGCAGGTGATTGAACAGTCCGTCGTAACAAGGAAGAAATATCGGGTTCTAGGAAAAGAGAATCCTGCATCACACGGACGTTTATGCATTAAAGGGATGAATGCCCACCAGCATGCCATGCATCCGGACCGCCTGCAATATCCGCTGCTTAAAGTGAATGGGAAGTTCGAACAAATTCCCTGGGATAAGGCAATGAGAATTATGAAGGAAAAATTTCAATCCATTCAGGCTATGCATGGATTTAATGCCTTATCCGCGTATGGAGGGGGTTCCTTAACGAATGAGACAGCATACCTTTTGGGCAAATTTGCACGAGTGGCATTAAAAACGAAATATATTGATTATAATGGGCGGTTCTGCATGTCTTCAGCGGCAGCGGCTGCCAATCATGCTTTTGGCATAGACCGGGGAATGACGAATGGACTTAATGATATTCCGCTGGCTAAATGCATCATACTGGCCGGCTCCAATATAGCCGAATGCCAGCCAACACTTCTTCCTTATTTTGAAAAAGCGAAGGAAAACGGATCCTTTATTATCGTAATAGATCCGCGGGAAACAGCGACAGCGAAAATGGCTGATTTGCATTTAAAACCGAGGCCTGGCACTGATGCAGCATTGGCTAACGGGATATTACAAGTTTTGCTTGCAGAAAAAGAGATTGATCTTTCTTTTATTAAGGAAAGAACGAACGGCTTTGCAGAGCTTAAGGCTTTTGTGGAAACGATTAAGCTGGAAGACATTGAGGAATTGACCGGAGTGCCATCCAGCCAAATTAGAAAAGCGGCTATCCTGTTTGGCAAAGCTGCAACCGGGATGGTTTTTACAGCAAGGGGCGTTGAACAGCATACGAATGGATACCAAACTGTAAGAAATTTTATAAATATTCTATTAGTTACAGGGAAGATTGGCAAGGCCGGCAGCGGATATGGGGCAATTACCGGTCAGGGAAATGGCCAGGGGGGACGGGAGCATGGCCTGAAAGCAGACCAGCTTCCAGGATACCGTTCCATTGAAAATCCGGAACACCGCCGCTATCTCGCACGTGTCTGGAATATAGACGAATCGGATTTGCCCGGCAAAGGCGTTTCTGCTTATGAAATGATGGAGAAAATCAGCCAGGGTGAAATAAGAGGAATGCTGTTGATGGGCTCAAATCCAGTTGTTTCTAATCCCAATGCAGAGTTTGTTAAAAACACATTGGAAAAACTCGATTTCCTTGTTGCTGCTGATCTATTTATCTCTGAAACAGCCGAATTGGCAGATCTGATTTTGCCGGTGAGTTCTTATTTGGAGAATGAGGGCACGATGACAAATCTGGAGGGACGTGTCATGCATCGTCCCTGTGCCATGCCTAGCCCAGGATCAGTAAAACATGATTGGCAAATACTTTGTGAGATTTCCAGATTATTAGGGAAGGAAGAGTATTTTTCTTTTTCAGGTCCTGAAGAAATCTTCAATGAACTGAGAGAAGCCAGCAGAGGCGGTATTGCAGATTATTACGGAATTGATTATAAGCGCCTTAAAAATGGGGATGGGGTTCTGTGGCCTTGTCCGGATGCTGCCCATCCGGGAACAGAGAGGCTTTTTGATGACAGCTTTGCCCACGAAGACAAGAGAGCAGTCATGATTCCTGTACCCAGCAGGGCAGAAGCAGAAAAAGAGACACCCAATAGGAAATATCCCCTTTACCTTACAACAGGCAGAGTCGTTTCACATTATTTGACCGGAGTTCAGACAAGAAAGAGCGCTTCACTGGCAGCCAGAAATGTTGAATCTTTTGCCGAAATACACCCGGAAACTGCCAATCGATATAGCATTGGGAACAAGTCGCTTATCAAGATTGAATCAAAAAGAGGCAGTATTGTGGTTAGGAGCCATTTGACGGAGGCTATTAGGAAGGATACAGTTTTCGTTCCTTTTCACTGGGCTGAAACTCAAAATGTCAATCTCCTGGTATCGGATCAGCTCGATCCGGTTTGCCGTATGCCTGGTTTTAAAATAACAGCAGTGAACATAAGCCGTTTAGAATGA
- the nirB gene encoding nitrite reductase large subunit NirB — translation MEKKKLVLVGNGMAGVRTVEEILKAAPEKFEITIFGSEPHPNYNRILLSKVLQGDTDVKDITLNDWEWYKTNNITLYSGETVVKADPDRKVVISDKGRAEPYDELILATGSVPFILPIPGSDKEGVTAFRDLEDTDIMLQASKKYKKAAVIGGGVLGLEAARGLLNLGMEVSVIHISPYLMERQLDETAGKLLQKELEDQGMNFLLEKQTEAIIGNERVEGLTFTDGTMLEADLVVMAAGIRPNIKLAQESGLQVNRGIVVNDYLETSIPHIYSVGECAEHKGIPYGLVAPLYEQGKVLAKHICGKETDPYKGSVLSTQLKVSGVEVFSAGDFLEDQEKKALKIFDDHEGVYKKIVFRGNKIVGAVLFGESQDGNRLFSMIKKQADISDTAKVSLLQPIGSEEGGSHAAEMTHEEIICGCNGVTKGMIVEAIQSEGCTTVDQIKACTSASRSCGGCKPLVADLLQHTLGAEFDASAQKEAICSCTSFSRDEVVEEIRSKGLTHVKEVMSVLGWDSEEGCSKCRPAINYYLGMVNPTRYEDERESRFVNERMHANIQKDGTYSVVPRMYGGVTNSNDLRKIADVVDKFAIPLVKVTGGQRIDLFGVKKEDLPKVWSDLDMPSGYAYGKSLRTVKTCVGEQFCRFGTQDSMGIGIALEKKFEGLQTPHKVKMAVSACPRSCAESGFKDIGFIGIDGGWEIYVGGNGGTHVRGGDLLYKVKTDDELMEVTGAYLQFYRETANYLERTSAWVERVGLAHVQSVLDDKEKRKELNARMDEALSVHKDPWKEIINNHKTKMELFENLVRT, via the coding sequence ATGGAAAAAAAGAAATTGGTTCTTGTTGGAAATGGAATGGCAGGCGTCAGGACAGTAGAAGAAATTTTAAAAGCTGCTCCTGAGAAATTTGAGATTACTATATTCGGCAGCGAGCCTCATCCCAATTATAATCGTATTCTGCTATCAAAAGTTTTACAGGGGGATACAGATGTAAAAGATATTACACTGAATGATTGGGAGTGGTATAAAACAAATAACATTACTTTATATTCAGGAGAAACGGTAGTGAAGGCAGACCCGGACAGGAAAGTTGTCATCTCTGATAAGGGAAGAGCAGAGCCTTATGATGAACTTATTCTTGCAACAGGCTCTGTGCCATTCATTCTTCCTATACCCGGATCAGATAAGGAAGGGGTTACGGCTTTCAGGGATTTGGAGGATACCGATATAATGCTGCAGGCATCCAAAAAATATAAAAAGGCGGCGGTCATTGGCGGCGGGGTGCTTGGTTTGGAGGCTGCGAGAGGCTTGTTGAATTTAGGCATGGAAGTGTCAGTGATCCACATATCACCTTATTTGATGGAAAGGCAGCTGGACGAAACAGCTGGAAAGCTTTTGCAAAAAGAGCTAGAAGATCAAGGGATGAATTTTTTGCTTGAAAAGCAGACAGAGGCCATCATTGGGAATGAACGCGTTGAAGGATTGACGTTCACTGACGGTACAATGCTTGAAGCAGATCTGGTAGTCATGGCAGCTGGCATCCGTCCGAATATAAAGCTTGCGCAGGAGAGCGGTTTACAGGTGAACCGGGGCATCGTGGTCAATGATTATCTTGAAACGAGCATTCCCCATATATATTCAGTCGGTGAATGCGCCGAGCATAAAGGAATTCCATATGGCCTGGTCGCCCCGCTCTATGAACAGGGAAAAGTGCTGGCCAAACATATCTGTGGAAAGGAAACAGATCCCTATAAAGGGTCCGTTCTCTCTACCCAGCTAAAAGTATCGGGGGTAGAAGTATTCTCCGCGGGAGATTTTTTGGAGGATCAAGAGAAAAAAGCATTAAAAATATTCGATGACCATGAAGGAGTTTATAAAAAAATCGTCTTTCGTGGAAATAAAATCGTTGGTGCCGTTCTGTTTGGCGAGAGCCAGGATGGAAATCGCCTGTTCTCAATGATTAAAAAGCAGGCCGACATTTCTGATACGGCAAAGGTTTCCCTATTGCAGCCGATCGGGAGTGAAGAAGGAGGAAGCCATGCTGCTGAAATGACTCATGAGGAAATCATCTGCGGATGCAACGGTGTTACCAAAGGAATGATCGTTGAAGCCATACAATCGGAAGGCTGCACAACAGTAGATCAAATAAAAGCATGCACAAGTGCTTCCCGTTCATGCGGCGGCTGTAAACCACTTGTAGCTGACCTGCTTCAGCATACTCTTGGCGCGGAATTCGACGCGAGTGCTCAAAAGGAGGCGATTTGCAGCTGTACTTCATTTTCGAGGGATGAAGTGGTAGAAGAAATTCGATCGAAGGGACTAACCCATGTAAAAGAAGTAATGAGTGTCCTTGGCTGGGATTCAGAAGAAGGCTGTTCCAAATGTCGTCCTGCCATCAATTATTATTTGGGAATGGTCAACCCAACTCGCTATGAAGATGAACGGGAATCTCGCTTTGTTAATGAAAGGATGCATGCCAATATCCAAAAAGATGGGACCTATTCGGTTGTTCCAAGAATGTACGGAGGAGTGACAAATTCGAATGATTTGCGCAAGATTGCCGATGTCGTTGATAAATTTGCAATTCCGCTGGTAAAAGTAACAGGGGGCCAAAGGATTGATTTGTTCGGCGTAAAAAAAGAGGATTTGCCTAAAGTTTGGTCAGATCTGGATATGCCATCAGGGTATGCATATGGAAAATCGCTCCGCACTGTCAAAACATGTGTCGGGGAGCAATTCTGCCGCTTCGGAACGCAGGATTCAATGGGCATTGGGATAGCACTGGAAAAGAAATTTGAAGGACTGCAGACGCCGCATAAAGTGAAAATGGCAGTATCCGCCTGCCCTAGAAGCTGTGCTGAATCAGGATTCAAAGACATCGGCTTCATTGGCATTGATGGCGGATGGGAAATCTACGTTGGCGGCAACGGCGGCACCCATGTAAGAGGGGGAGATTTACTTTATAAGGTAAAAACAGATGACGAATTAATGGAAGTCACAGGTGCTTACCTTCAATTTTACAGAGAAACGGCTAATTATTTGGAACGTACCTCCGCCTGGGTGGAACGGGTTGGTTTGGCTCACGTCCAGTCTGTTCTGGATGATAAAGAGAAGCGAAAAGAGTTAAATGCACGAATGGATGAGGCCCTATCAGTTCACAAAGACCCATGGAAAGAGATTATTAATAACCATAAAACAAAAATGGAATTGTTTGAGAATCTCGTAAGAACATAA
- a CDS encoding LTA synthase family protein, producing the protein MILNTLLHKSQDIFNKYIGFFFLAVFLLWMKTYITQMTQFNLGIESALQQFLLFINPLGSSLLFLGFAFFFKGRRKYIALMVMYFLLSFLLFANAVYYRFFNDFITLPTLTQTQNFGDVSGSISSLLQPTDIFFFLDFILLAGLLVFKAVKIETKDMTRRRSAAIIYASLAISFANLGLAETDRPELLTRGFDRNYIVKYLGMYNYTIYDAVQSTKASAQRVMADSSDTTEVINFTKSNYAEPNPKYFGKGEGMNVIYLHLESIQTFLMNYELHGEEVTPFLNSLIEEENTTYFDNFFHQTAQGKTADAEFILENSLYGLPQGSAFTTKGMNTYNAAPAILKDKGYTSAVFHGNSGSFWNRNEIYKSFGYDNFFDADYYDLKPENMADYGLMDKPFFEQSMPYLKSLKQPFYSKFITVSHHYPYHMDQEQATIEPHTTGDKSVDNYFQTARYADEALKQFFEQLKASGLYENSVIVMYGDHYGISKNHNKAMEQVLGKEISAFDSAGLQRVPLFIRVPGMEGGVNHEFGGQIDLMPTLMHLLGIDTKQYLQFGTDLLSENHDDLVPFRNGDFMSPTISSVDGKFYDSTTGELLDESRFEEAKKLQESAEQKLALSDKVVNGDLLRFYTPENFEPVDRSKYDYKAEGNGVNKKSEVTEETAEADKPSNE; encoded by the coding sequence ATGATTTTGAATACTTTACTTCATAAAAGTCAGGATATATTTAATAAATATATAGGCTTTTTCTTTTTAGCAGTATTTCTGCTCTGGATGAAAACGTATATTACTCAAATGACACAATTTAACTTAGGCATTGAAAGTGCCTTGCAGCAGTTCCTTTTATTCATTAACCCGCTTGGATCTTCATTGCTGTTTTTAGGATTTGCATTCTTTTTTAAAGGCAGAAGAAAATATATCGCCTTAATGGTAATGTATTTCTTGCTTTCGTTCCTGCTGTTTGCAAACGCAGTGTACTATCGTTTCTTTAATGATTTTATTACATTGCCGACTTTGACGCAGACACAGAATTTTGGTGACGTCAGCGGAAGCATCAGCTCATTATTACAGCCGACTGATATCTTTTTCTTCCTTGATTTCATCTTGCTTGCCGGCTTGCTTGTATTTAAAGCCGTTAAAATCGAAACAAAGGATATGACGCGCCGCCGATCTGCAGCTATAATTTATGCTTCACTGGCCATTTCCTTTGCTAACCTAGGATTGGCAGAAACAGACCGCCCGGAACTTTTGACAAGAGGTTTTGACCGCAACTATATTGTTAAGTATTTAGGCATGTACAATTATACGATTTATGATGCAGTTCAAAGCACGAAGGCATCCGCGCAAAGAGTTATGGCGGATAGCAGTGATACTACCGAAGTCATCAACTTTACAAAATCGAATTATGCTGAACCAAATCCGAAGTACTTCGGTAAAGGGGAAGGCATGAATGTAATCTACCTTCACCTGGAATCCATTCAGACATTCTTAATGAATTATGAACTGCACGGTGAAGAAGTAACGCCATTCTTAAATTCACTGATTGAAGAAGAAAATACAACGTATTTTGATAACTTCTTCCATCAGACTGCACAAGGGAAAACGGCAGATGCTGAGTTTATCCTTGAAAACTCCCTATATGGATTGCCGCAGGGTTCTGCTTTTACAACTAAGGGCATGAATACGTACAATGCTGCTCCTGCAATTCTGAAAGATAAAGGATATACATCTGCAGTCTTCCACGGTAACTCAGGAAGTTTCTGGAACCGTAATGAAATTTATAAATCATTTGGATATGACAACTTTTTTGATGCAGATTACTATGATTTAAAACCAGAAAACATGGCTGACTATGGTCTGATGGATAAACCGTTCTTTGAACAATCCATGCCGTACCTGAAGTCGCTAAAACAGCCGTTCTATTCAAAGTTTATTACAGTATCTCATCACTATCCGTATCATATGGATCAGGAGCAGGCAACAATTGAGCCGCATACCACTGGGGACAAATCAGTGGATAATTATTTCCAGACAGCCCGGTATGCTGATGAAGCACTTAAACAGTTCTTTGAACAGCTAAAAGCTTCCGGCCTGTATGAGAACTCAGTGATTGTCATGTATGGTGACCATTATGGTATTTCCAAGAATCATAATAAAGCAATGGAACAAGTGCTTGGCAAGGAAATTTCAGCGTTCGATAGTGCCGGTCTGCAGCGTGTGCCTCTGTTCATCCGAGTACCTGGCATGGAGGGCGGAGTAAATCATGAATTTGGCGGACAGATTGACCTTATGCCGACATTGATGCACTTGCTTGGCATTGATACTAAACAGTATTTGCAATTCGGTACTGACTTATTATCAGAAAATCATGATGACCTTGTGCCGTTCCGTAACGGAGATTTCATGAGTCCAACCATTTCATCTGTTGACGGCAAATTCTATGACTCAACAACTGGTGAACTGCTGGATGAAAGCCGTTTTGAAGAAGCGAAAAAACTTCAGGAAAGTGCCGAGCAGAAATTGGCGCTATCTGATAAAGTGGTAAATGGAGATCTTCTCCGCTTCTACACACCGGAAAATTTCGAACCGGTTGACCGTTCGAAATACGATTACAAAGCCGAAGGCAATGGAGTAAACAAGAAAAGCGAAGTAACTGAAGAAACGGCTGAAGCAGATAAGCCATCAAATGAATAA
- the nirD gene encoding nitrite reductase small subunit NirD, producing MVNKSIIKVLVGSIQGLPEKLGKTVKAGGKEIAVFRLSNGKIRAVENRCPHKGGVLTEGLVSGDSVFCPMHDWKICLEDGKVHAPDTGCVQTFKTIVENETVYLIIEE from the coding sequence TTGGTTAATAAAAGCATCATCAAGGTCCTGGTTGGCTCCATTCAAGGTTTGCCCGAAAAATTGGGGAAAACAGTGAAGGCTGGCGGAAAAGAAATCGCTGTGTTCCGGTTATCAAATGGCAAAATCCGTGCAGTGGAAAACCGATGTCCACATAAAGGCGGAGTACTGACTGAGGGCTTAGTCAGCGGAGACTCCGTTTTTTGCCCCATGCATGATTGGAAAATCTGTCTGGAAGATGGCAAAGTTCACGCGCCAGATACCGGCTGTGTCCAGACTTTTAAAACAATAGTTGAGAATGAGACAGTCTATCTTATAATAGAAGAATAA